A window from Argopecten irradians isolate NY chromosome 3, Ai_NY, whole genome shotgun sequence encodes these proteins:
- the LOC138317267 gene encoding uncharacterized protein → MDGEEEEEEEAPLPKELLAEFAEAFDFFDMKKTGTITTQELFSVLRAMGQNATEAELNSMVNEVDADGNGTVEIDEFEEMMLNKIDEEVGPEVNKETFALFDADGDGFIGPEELLAVMRRFGKTVSEDEARAMIKDADKDGDGKMSFDEFCEMIAGDP, encoded by the exons ATG GAtggggaggaggaggaagaggaggaggCTCCACTGCCCAAAGAACTGCTAGCAG AATTTGCTGAGGCTTTTGATTTCTTTGATATGAAAAAGACGGGCACCATAACAACACAGGAGCTGTTCTCCGTCCTCAGAGCCATGGGTCAGAACGCTACAGAAGCTGAACTCAACAGTATGGTCAACGAGGTGGACGCCGACG GTAACGGAACAGTAGAAATTGACGAGTTTGAAGAGATGATGCTAAATAAAATAGATGAAGAAGTTGGGCCAGAAGTTAACAAGGAAACATTTGCTTTATTTGATGCTGACGGTGATGGATTTATAGGACCGGAAGAACTGTTGGCTGTAATGCGCAGGTTCGGTAAAACCGTGTCTGAGGATGAAGCCAGGGCTATGATAAAGGATGCTGACAAAGATGGCGACGGAAAAATGAGTTTTGATG AATTTTGTGAAATGATTGCTGGAGATCCCTGA
- the LOC138317268 gene encoding uncharacterized protein produces the protein MRYIITLVSVSGLLLEVTKRGNMSARWPPPTRAQLAEFREAFNMFDINKTGSVTTKELGDVLRNMGQEPSETELRHMVDEVDEDGSGSIEFEEFVEMMMNKIHETELDVELREAFTIFDKDGDGFIGPRELKEVMAMMGERLTEIEIEAMIIEADKDGDGKVNYKEFYAMIMMDPA, from the exons ATGAGATATATCATAACATTAGTTAGTGTCTCGGGATTGTTACTGGAAGTCACAAAAAGAGGAAACATG tcGGCTCGTTGGCCACCTCCAACTCGGGCACAGCTCGCAG AATTCCGGGAAGCATTTAACATGTTCGATATAAATAAGACTGGGAGTGTTACGACCAAGGAACTTGGAGACGTTCTCCGGAACATGGGACAGGAACCATCGGAAACGGAACTTCGACACATGGTGGACGAGGTGGATGAGGACG GAAGCGGTTCTATAGAGTTTGAGGAGTTTGTCGAGATGATGATGAACAAAATACATGAAACAGAATTAGATGTAGAACTCAGAGAGGCTTTTACGATATTTGACAAAGATGGCGACGGATTCATTGGACCCCGTGAACTAAAGGAAGTGATGGCGATGATGGGAGAACGACTAACTGAGATCGAAATCGAGGCTATGATCATAGAGGCGGACAAAGATGGCGACGGTAAAGTGAACTATAAAG AATTTTACGCTATGATTATGATGGACCCAGCGTGA
- the LOC138317269 gene encoding calmodulin-like, with protein MGRYFPLHRCIHLSAVVCSTSRGTKTSLYRAPTQTTAMAQRMDKMMNELREAFLIQDKDDDHKINIIELGSVMRSIGLCPTQAQLASIAQEYGASATGKGGKLFDMDECKRIVQKNAGLTETPESVRDCFRIFDKDGNGYNSASELRHVLTTLGEPLKDEEVDELIREIELTVDGQFSYEDVVGLLMQSS; from the exons ATGGGACGATATTTCCCACTACACCGGTGTATACACCTTAGCGCTGTGGTCTGTTCAACATCTAGAGGAACTAAAACATCGCTGTACCGGGCACCTACACAGACAACAGCCATG GCACAAAGAATGGACAAGATGATGAATG AGTTGAGGGAGGCCTTCCTTATTCAAGATAAGGATGATGATCACAAAATCAACATTATAGAATTAGGAAGTGTGATGCGCAGTATAGGCCTATGCCCTACGCAAGCGCAACTCGCCTCTATAGCGCAGGAATACGGCGCCAGTG CCACTGGCAAGGGCGGGAAACTGTTTGACATGGATGAGTGTAAAAGGATTGTCCAGAAGAACGCTGGACTGACGGAGACACCCGAATCCGTACGGGACTGCTTCCGGATATTTGACAAAGACGGAAACGGCTACAACAGTGCTTCGGAACTGCGGCACGTGCTAACGACCTTGGGAGAGCCACTCAAGGACGAAGAGGTTGACGAACTCATCCGTGAAATTGAATTAACAGTCGATGGCCAGTTCAGTTATGAAG atgtGGTAGGACTTCTGATGCAGTCTTCCTAG